From Spartinivicinus ruber, the proteins below share one genomic window:
- a CDS encoding DUF6316 family protein, with amino-acid sequence MRNLRINENKFFGKRSERFFRKKSIWFFKTREGIDIGPFKNIYDAKEGAGDYIDFIIQVNSRVLKF; translated from the coding sequence ATGAGAAATTTGAGGATTAATGAAAACAAATTTTTTGGCAAACGATCTGAGCGCTTCTTTCGGAAAAAAAGCATCTGGTTTTTCAAAACAAGGGAAGGTATTGATATAGGCCCATTCAAAAATATTTATGATGCTAAAGAAGGAGCTGGTGACTATATTGACTTTATTATTCAAGTTAATTCAAGAGTTCTAAAGTTTTAA
- a CDS encoding substrate-binding periplasmic protein: MLAMIKKGNLDCMIAAFKTEERLAYMDYTNVPIHVSALVFFVHKDRPFQFNTLEDLKGRNIGLVSEFTTSPEFDEALSKHWFRVSSVNDFKQNFEKLAAKRVDMVLVNRHVGAYLLKQLNLSNIITLPVPLTARAAYLTFSKRAEKTSLIPKFDMVLFELLTDGTYQDLFEKYTGLDKAGVVTE; this comes from the coding sequence ATGCTTGCCATGATCAAGAAGGGGAATTTGGACTGCATGATAGCTGCTTTTAAAACGGAAGAGCGGTTAGCCTATATGGACTATACCAATGTACCTATTCATGTGTCTGCTTTAGTTTTTTTTGTGCATAAAGACAGACCCTTTCAATTTAATACGCTAGAGGATCTAAAGGGACGCAATATTGGTTTAGTCTCTGAATTTACTACATCGCCTGAGTTTGATGAGGCATTGAGTAAACACTGGTTTAGGGTTAGTTCTGTTAATGATTTTAAGCAGAACTTTGAAAAGTTAGCCGCAAAACGAGTTGACATGGTGCTGGTTAATCGTCATGTAGGGGCATACTTACTAAAACAGTTAAATTTATCTAACATTATCACATTGCCTGTACCGTTAACGGCTAGAGCTGCTTATTTGACTTTTTCTAAGCGTGCGGAAAAGACCTCACTTATCCCTAAATTTGACATGGTATTATTTGAGTTACTTACAGATGGTACCTATCAAGACTTGTTTGAAAAATATACAGGCCTTGATAAGGCAGGTGTTGTAACTGAGTAA
- a CDS encoding amino acid ABC transporter substrate-binding protein, which produces MYFLFALLVIYAQCIYQGISRPFIACLLLSMGTVVWAKPTDTLICGTNEFAPFGFIEDGQLKGIEVELSMKLANG; this is translated from the coding sequence ATGTACTTTTTATTTGCTCTTCTGGTTATATATGCTCAATGTATTTACCAAGGAATAAGTCGTCCATTTATAGCTTGTTTGTTACTGAGTATGGGAACTGTTGTATGGGCTAAGCCAACCGATACGTTAATATGTGGTACTAACGAGTTTGCGCCTTTTGGTTTTATCGAGGATGGGCAGTTAAAAGGGATTGAGGTTGAGCTGTCCATGAAATTGGCAAACGGCTAA
- a CDS encoding IS1595 family transposase, protein MAINKVQFQKGLSLNEFLKQYGTEEQCFNTLYKLRWPEGFQCPNCGYDKCCQLTTRKLQQCYKCHQQTSVTAGTIFESTKLPLKTWFQGMYLISQDKKGISAIELHRHLGISYQAAWRMKHKLMKVMQEREGTKQLSGFIEIDDAYLGGERTGCKRGRGADGKIPFVAAVETTKQGQPTRIKLSILKGFNKEEITAWSRQNLAKGSTVISDGLACFNGVIEAGCLHDKIVCGGGRASVEEPEFYWVNTILGNLKSALRSTYHAIRAKYAQRYLAEFQYRFNRRFSLVEFIPRLAFVALRTPPLPGKLLNIA, encoded by the coding sequence ATGGCTATCAACAAAGTTCAATTTCAAAAAGGCCTGAGTTTAAACGAGTTTCTCAAACAATATGGTACAGAAGAACAATGCTTTAATACCTTATACAAATTGCGATGGCCAGAAGGTTTTCAGTGCCCCAATTGTGGATACGACAAATGCTGTCAACTCACTACTAGAAAGCTTCAGCAGTGCTATAAATGTCACCAGCAAACATCTGTAACTGCAGGTACTATCTTTGAATCAACCAAATTACCATTAAAGACTTGGTTCCAAGGGATGTATTTGATCTCCCAAGACAAAAAAGGTATATCAGCCATAGAATTACATCGCCATTTAGGTATTTCCTATCAAGCTGCCTGGAGAATGAAACATAAGCTCATGAAAGTGATGCAAGAAAGAGAAGGCACCAAGCAATTGTCGGGTTTTATTGAAATTGATGATGCCTATCTTGGTGGTGAGCGTACAGGTTGCAAAAGAGGTAGGGGAGCAGATGGGAAAATACCTTTTGTAGCAGCCGTAGAAACAACAAAACAAGGTCAACCGACACGAATTAAACTGAGCATTTTAAAAGGGTTTAATAAAGAAGAGATAACGGCTTGGAGTAGGCAGAATTTGGCCAAGGGCAGTACCGTAATCTCCGATGGACTGGCCTGTTTTAATGGTGTCATAGAAGCAGGTTGTCTTCATGATAAAATTGTATGCGGTGGTGGTCGTGCATCAGTAGAGGAACCTGAATTTTATTGGGTTAACACCATCCTTGGAAACTTAAAAAGTGCTTTACGTAGTACTTATCATGCTATTCGCGCTAAATATGCACAACGTTATCTTGCTGAATTTCAGTATCGATTTAATCGAAGATTTAGCTTAGTAGAATTTATTCCTAGGCTAGCATTTGTAGCACTGAGAACACCTCCACTACCAGGTAAGCTACTAAATATAGCTTAG
- a CDS encoding DUF6531 domain-containing protein — MKKVSILLLSLLSTSISLAQNKLPEGMWGVSGTYAGAWPTLQAACAANKQWYEEKFAIWHKGRPDRPYGKFIDKGYTYPLKTTKRLIGHCHYDYFDGVTWWRNKKIQFSRSILLSPKENGSSSCTAPNTTPSVGQPIRISTGNMYHIDVDIPGEIPVSRTYNSNTGFWSHNFSTRLMIVKGEQQIGLQLHDGKYYQFTLVNSEWTSDPDVFHKLEPTQENGAKWKVLFSDNHQAWFDEKGRLLKQKWLGGKTYNYHYESDNTVITDNQGNELTLKYNNKFQLIEAKADNNYQITYQYDARGRLTTVAYPDNKTRRFHYDDERFPFYLTAVTDKRGVKSLQWEYDEKGRAIVSEIANGKEHYSLAYGDNQTTVTNPLGKKTTYYFKNYHGVNNVIKVEGHASANCAAANKNYEYFDNGLLKSKTDWQGVKTTYQYNDRGLETEKTEAAGTPQARTVSTEWHETFSLPVKVTEPGKTSTYEYSDKGQLTSQRQESAK; from the coding sequence ATGAAAAAAGTATCCATCCTTTTATTGAGCTTGCTAAGCACAAGCATTTCTCTAGCACAGAACAAATTACCCGAAGGCATGTGGGGCGTTAGCGGAACTTACGCAGGAGCGTGGCCTACTCTGCAAGCGGCTTGTGCTGCAAATAAACAGTGGTATGAAGAAAAATTTGCTATATGGCATAAGGGCCGACCTGATAGGCCTTATGGTAAATTTATTGATAAAGGATACACCTACCCTCTTAAGACTACAAAACGATTGATTGGCCACTGCCATTATGATTATTTTGATGGAGTTACGTGGTGGCGAAATAAAAAAATTCAGTTTTCTAGATCTATTTTATTGTCTCCTAAAGAAAATGGTTCAAGCAGTTGTACTGCTCCAAACACCACACCAAGTGTAGGCCAGCCTATCCGCATTTCTACGGGAAATATGTACCATATTGATGTTGATATTCCAGGGGAAATTCCTGTATCACGCACATATAATAGTAACACCGGTTTTTGGTCTCATAATTTTTCTACACGGCTTATGATAGTGAAAGGTGAGCAGCAAATAGGATTGCAACTTCACGACGGTAAATACTATCAGTTTACTTTAGTTAATTCCGAATGGACCAGTGATCCAGATGTTTTTCATAAACTAGAGCCCACTCAGGAAAATGGAGCTAAGTGGAAAGTTCTTTTTAGTGACAATCATCAAGCTTGGTTTGATGAAAAAGGACGGCTTCTTAAACAAAAGTGGTTGGGTGGTAAAACATATAACTATCATTATGAATCTGATAATACAGTCATCACGGATAATCAAGGAAATGAGTTAACACTAAAATATAACAATAAATTTCAATTAATTGAAGCCAAAGCTGATAATAATTATCAGATTACTTACCAGTATGATGCGAGAGGACGACTAACCACAGTCGCTTATCCTGACAATAAAACGCGTCGTTTTCACTATGATGATGAGCGCTTTCCATTTTACTTAACAGCAGTGACTGATAAGCGAGGTGTTAAATCACTTCAGTGGGAATATGACGAAAAAGGACGTGCGATAGTTAGTGAAATAGCCAATGGTAAAGAGCATTATAGTTTAGCTTATGGTGATAACCAAACGACTGTCACTAACCCTCTAGGCAAGAAAACAACTTATTATTTTAAAAATTATCATGGCGTGAATAATGTTATCAAAGTAGAAGGTCACGCATCAGCTAACTGCGCGGCAGCCAATAAGAATTACGAATATTTTGATAATGGGTTATTAAAATCCAAAACCGACTGGCAAGGGGTTAAAACAACCTATCAATATAATGATCGTGGTTTAGAAACTGAAAAAACAGAAGCAGCAGGTACACCACAAGCTCGAACAGTATCCACGGAATGGCACGAAACCTTTAGTTTACCAGTAAAGGTGACAGAGCCAGGTAAAACCTCCACTTATGAATATAGCGATAAAGGCCAGCTAACAAGTCAACGGCAGGAAAGCGCTAAATAA
- a CDS encoding RHS repeat-associated core domain-containing protein — MQFKQTLLAGALSLFISPLALSGASSTTSYQYNDQGNVTQIDGPRTDVQDITQFSYNDKGQLAEVVNALGHSTQLSNHNVFGNPQKITDANGTVTHLSYDEMGQLTQSIIKSAAGDITTRFEYDAIGQVTAVYLPNGSELHYEYDGAKRLTAIQNGLGERIEYQHDNAGNITKQVVKSSTGAVVSQFSQAYDEISRLLKSVGANGQTSRFEYDKNSNTTGATNPRNYKSGNAYDALNRLVTSTDALNQNTQFKYDSQDNLTHVTDPRGVTTTYQYDGLGRLVKEISPSSGETVYSHDAAGNITQKVDGRGVVTKYSYDALNRQTSRSYPASPELNVTYLYDGTNDGNKGIGRLTGIQDQSGLIAYQYDDRGNVTKTMRSVSLNGKDQFFGVAYGYNLANQLTRIQYPSGLTISYQRNSNGQVNQVTGQFKGSDQVINLANNIGYVPFGPVQQLTWGNGKTLNRQYDQDLQLIQQTVQGIQELNYQYDPNGNITGIDNLLAQQNNSSYGYDALDRLIEEQANYGRKTYEYDPVGNRTKRTTEKAGKTETQKLTYAENSNRLIKHEESNVSYDGMGNTQNNGNGLQLQYDGQGRLKAVVKGGNTQAEYRYNAIGERIVKELGNQTVIYSYDQNGQLLEEAYYNASNKLFYTRNYAWLGTQPIAMLEQWLNDKGQSTKQQVAYIHSDHLNTPRVATNKAGQAIWQWQSDAFGVGVANEDVDGNGQKTVVALRFPGQVFDPESGLHYNYYRDYDPTLGRYIESDPIGLNGGLNTYAYVDANPVLYVDPLGLVKCTCKAKNSGGVGEVNGVKQCAYSCTSEDGLEFNFTGDGHNLTHGDVCRGADWDTTVRGENLSNVTRSLDNFQVDTDDYWFWQSNFQKQTESAYNKAKDSK; from the coding sequence ATGCAGTTTAAACAGACTTTATTAGCCGGGGCGTTATCGTTATTTATTTCCCCGTTAGCGCTTTCAGGTGCGAGCAGTACCACCAGTTATCAATACAACGATCAGGGCAATGTTACGCAAATTGATGGCCCACGTACAGATGTGCAGGACATTACCCAATTTAGCTACAACGACAAAGGGCAATTAGCCGAAGTTGTTAATGCATTAGGGCATTCCACACAATTATCTAACCATAATGTCTTTGGTAATCCCCAGAAAATTACCGATGCGAATGGCACAGTCACTCACCTGTCTTATGATGAGATGGGCCAATTAACCCAATCCATTATTAAAAGTGCAGCGGGCGATATCACTACGCGCTTTGAATACGATGCTATTGGCCAAGTGACGGCGGTTTATTTACCGAATGGTAGCGAACTGCATTATGAATACGATGGAGCGAAACGTTTAACCGCTATTCAAAATGGCTTAGGCGAACGCATCGAATATCAACACGATAATGCCGGGAATATTACCAAGCAGGTTGTTAAATCTTCAACCGGTGCAGTAGTGAGCCAATTTAGCCAGGCTTATGATGAAATAAGTAGACTGTTAAAGTCTGTTGGCGCTAATGGCCAAACCAGCCGGTTTGAATACGATAAAAACAGCAATACAACAGGTGCTACTAACCCTCGTAATTATAAAAGCGGTAATGCATATGATGCGTTAAATCGGTTAGTCACTAGCACTGATGCATTAAACCAAAACACCCAATTTAAATACGACTCGCAAGATAATTTAACCCATGTCACTGACCCGCGTGGTGTTACCACTACTTATCAATATGATGGCTTAGGCCGTTTAGTTAAAGAAATTAGCCCAAGCAGTGGTGAAACGGTTTATAGCCATGATGCCGCCGGTAACATTACTCAAAAAGTCGATGGCCGTGGTGTTGTTACCAAATACAGCTATGACGCTTTAAACCGTCAAACCAGCCGGTCTTATCCTGCTAGCCCTGAGTTGAATGTTACTTATCTTTATGATGGCACCAACGATGGTAACAAAGGCATTGGCCGTTTAACTGGCATTCAGGACCAGTCAGGCTTAATTGCTTACCAATATGATGACCGGGGCAATGTCACCAAAACTATGCGCTCGGTTAGCTTGAATGGTAAGGATCAATTCTTTGGCGTGGCTTATGGCTACAACCTGGCTAATCAGCTGACCCGTATTCAATACCCCTCTGGTTTAACCATCAGCTACCAACGCAATAGTAATGGGCAAGTTAACCAAGTCACGGGACAATTTAAGGGAAGTGATCAGGTCATTAATTTAGCCAACAATATTGGCTATGTACCCTTTGGCCCTGTACAACAATTGACGTGGGGTAACGGTAAAACCTTAAACCGCCAATACGATCAGGATTTACAGTTAATTCAGCAAACGGTACAAGGCATCCAAGAGCTGAATTACCAGTACGATCCTAATGGTAATATTACCGGCATTGATAACTTATTAGCCCAGCAAAATAACAGTAGCTACGGTTACGATGCCTTAGACCGCTTAATCGAAGAGCAAGCCAACTACGGTCGTAAAACCTATGAGTATGACCCGGTCGGTAACCGCACCAAGCGTACAACCGAAAAAGCCGGTAAAACTGAAACCCAAAAACTAACTTATGCCGAAAACAGCAACCGCTTAATCAAGCATGAAGAAAGCAATGTCAGTTATGACGGCATGGGCAATACCCAAAATAATGGTAATGGTTTACAGCTCCAATATGATGGTCAAGGGCGACTAAAAGCCGTTGTTAAAGGTGGGAATACACAAGCTGAATACCGTTATAACGCGATTGGCGAGCGAATCGTTAAAGAGCTTGGCAACCAAACCGTTATTTATAGCTACGACCAAAACGGGCAACTGTTAGAAGAAGCTTATTACAACGCTAGCAATAAACTGTTCTACACCCGTAACTATGCGTGGTTAGGTACTCAGCCCATAGCTATGTTAGAGCAATGGCTAAACGACAAAGGCCAAAGCACAAAACAGCAAGTTGCGTATATCCACAGTGATCACCTCAACACCCCACGGGTTGCTACCAATAAAGCAGGCCAAGCAATCTGGCAGTGGCAATCAGATGCGTTTGGGGTTGGCGTAGCCAATGAAGATGTGGATGGCAATGGCCAGAAAACAGTGGTTGCATTGCGTTTTCCTGGGCAGGTTTTTGACCCAGAGTCAGGGCTACACTACAACTATTATAGAGACTACGATCCAACACTTGGACGGTACATCGAAAGTGATCCGATTGGGTTAAATGGTGGCTTAAATACTTATGCTTATGTTGATGCTAACCCAGTTTTGTATGTAGATCCATTAGGTCTTGTAAAGTGTACTTGTAAGGCAAAAAACTCAGGAGGTGTTGGAGAAGTAAATGGAGTTAAGCAGTGTGCCTACTCTTGTACCTCTGAAGATGGGCTGGAGTTTAACTTTACTGGTGATGGCCATAATCTAACACATGGTGATGTGTGCAGAGGAGCAGATTGGGATACTACAGTACGAGGTGAGAATCTTTCAAATGTAACTAGAAGTTTAGATAATTTCCAAGTGGATACTGATGATTATTGGTTTTGGCAAAGTAACTTTCAAAAACAAACAGAAAGTGCTTATAATAAAGCAAAAGATTCTAAATAA
- a CDS encoding nuclear transport factor 2 family protein, with the protein MSASEHLNTYLEGWGKGDAELILKATATDYTLDDPNHGMVSKSEFMEYFEELKKVVASLCDGQLPNPLVEASEVLTKEEGSIFTAWCWWGIPGTPIKGSGLIKVGANGVYSEVLTYYTKLSG; encoded by the coding sequence ATGAGTGCTTCAGAACATTTAAATACATATCTGGAAGGTTGGGGTAAGGGAGATGCAGAACTAATTTTGAAAGCAACAGCGACAGACTACACTCTTGATGACCCCAATCATGGCATGGTTTCGAAAAGTGAATTTATGGAATATTTTGAAGAATTAAAGAAAGTAGTAGCTTCTCTTTGCGACGGTCAACTACCAAATCCACTAGTAGAGGCATCGGAAGTGCTTACCAAAGAAGAAGGAAGTATTTTTACTGCCTGGTGTTGGTGGGGCATTCCGGGTACACCAATTAAGGGTAGTGGCCTTATCAAAGTTGGCGCTAATGGTGTTTATTCAGAAGTGCTTACCTATTATACGAAACTCAGTGGGTAA
- a CDS encoding class I SAM-dependent methyltransferase, with protein MTSDKAISEHYLHGYLLQAIRASIKKLGKTIDNISIEDLAPVDEFHIGGRLATENLLNQLSFSEKHHILDVGCGLGGAARFVADKYNNHVTGIDLTEEYVEAGKSLCAWVNLDKKVFLQQGSATAMPFQDELFDGGYMLHVGMNIEDKELLFREIFRVLRQGSSFGVYDVMRINEGDLTYPVPWATEKSTSRLATPNQYRQALNDAGFEVSKENNRRDFALDFFRKVLEKTEASGGPPPLGLHTLMKESTSIKIKNMIGNITADYIAPVEIIAHKN; from the coding sequence ATGACAAGTGATAAAGCAATATCCGAACACTACTTGCACGGTTATTTACTGCAAGCGATTCGCGCATCAATTAAAAAACTCGGTAAAACGATTGATAACATATCAATTGAAGATCTTGCACCTGTTGACGAATTTCATATTGGGGGGCGGTTAGCAACTGAAAATTTGCTAAACCAGCTCAGCTTTTCCGAGAAACACCATATACTTGATGTAGGTTGTGGTCTGGGTGGCGCGGCACGATTTGTGGCAGACAAGTACAACAACCATGTTACTGGGATAGATTTGACAGAGGAATACGTTGAAGCAGGAAAGTCACTATGTGCCTGGGTCAATCTGGATAAAAAGGTTTTTCTTCAACAGGGGAGCGCAACTGCGATGCCCTTTCAGGATGAATTGTTTGACGGCGGCTACATGTTACATGTAGGTATGAACATCGAAGACAAAGAATTGCTTTTCAGGGAAATTTTTCGAGTGTTACGACAGGGATCATCTTTCGGTGTCTATGATGTAATGCGCATCAACGAGGGTGACCTGACCTACCCGGTCCCTTGGGCAACAGAAAAGAGTACTAGCAGGTTAGCTACACCCAACCAATACAGACAAGCTCTGAATGATGCTGGATTTGAAGTTTCTAAAGAAAATAATCGTCGTGATTTTGCGCTGGATTTTTTCAGGAAGGTACTTGAAAAAACAGAGGCAAGTGGCGGCCCACCTCCGCTTGGATTACATACGCTAATGAAGGAAAGTACTTCAATTAAAATTAAGAATATGATCGGCAATATCACAGCTGATTATATTGCCCCCGTGGAGATAATCGCCCATAAAAATTGA
- a CDS encoding sensor histidine kinase: MSRISAIPVWNVETEQLEGGCFSSVSDVCLKQNKKTCKKHYERIKNLKGFHECPAGLSSYNSGESIYSGVRIAGYYTKNKIKNSSSFLPTIPPNVILESVSNSKSIEREIFEGEVQAEFDKDLVDFCLHEVRKYNLIIKRSSEEYLTSKDFCSLDNEKLMKTVFASSSSITNRLNIYDFESNPKIITASTPFQASVFQKFQKASHCLEIYARDAGVRISPFKGRLHTNIDMFPIFDFVPHVLLENAIKYSPSNQTIEVAFKEHSDSFEIKVESIGPSLRDGEEHKIFNKKIRGKNAELVDTSGGGYGLYFAKLICELHNINLAVNVEGSSVRLNNIPYSKFSFVISYNKLHNKALQRTSR, translated from the coding sequence ATGAGTAGAATATCGGCAATTCCAGTGTGGAATGTAGAAACGGAACAGCTGGAAGGCGGTTGCTTTTCAAGCGTCTCGGATGTGTGTTTGAAACAAAATAAGAAAACGTGTAAAAAACACTATGAAAGAATAAAGAATTTAAAAGGATTTCATGAATGCCCCGCTGGACTGTCTTCATACAACTCGGGTGAAAGTATATATTCCGGAGTAAGAATAGCTGGGTATTACACAAAAAATAAGATTAAAAATTCTAGCTCCTTTCTTCCAACGATACCTCCGAATGTCATTCTTGAAAGCGTGTCAAATTCAAAGTCAATTGAGCGCGAGATTTTTGAAGGCGAAGTTCAAGCAGAATTTGATAAGGATCTTGTGGATTTCTGTTTACATGAGGTTAGGAAATATAATTTGATCATTAAGAGGAGTTCTGAGGAATACCTAACCTCTAAAGATTTTTGCAGTTTAGATAATGAAAAACTAATGAAAACAGTGTTCGCATCAAGCTCTTCGATCACAAATCGTCTAAATATATATGACTTCGAAAGCAATCCAAAAATCATAACAGCATCTACACCATTTCAGGCGTCCGTGTTTCAGAAATTCCAAAAAGCTTCGCATTGCTTGGAAATATACGCAAGAGATGCCGGAGTTCGAATATCCCCTTTTAAAGGTCGTCTACATACGAATATCGATATGTTTCCAATATTTGATTTCGTACCTCATGTATTGTTAGAGAATGCCATTAAATACTCCCCTAGCAACCAAACTATTGAAGTAGCTTTCAAAGAGCACAGTGACTCATTTGAAATAAAAGTCGAGTCGATTGGTCCTAGCCTAAGGGATGGAGAAGAGCATAAAATCTTTAACAAAAAAATTAGAGGGAAAAACGCTGAACTAGTTGATACTAGTGGCGGTGGCTATGGACTCTATTTTGCAAAACTGATTTGCGAACTTCATAATATTAATCTAGCTGTAAATGTCGAAGGCTCAAGTGTCAGATTGAATAACATTCCGTATTCAAAATTTTCTTTTGTCATTTCATACAATAAATTGCATAACAAAGCATTGCAGCGGACAAGCCGCTGA
- a CDS encoding DNA-binding transcriptional response regulator codes for MMIIRKIIRNHNFNIRVLNDIEDIKAVMDYPVVICDIKGVGKSFGSIYEGGHIIEEIKSHYPEKVVIAYTGQQFDATYNKFFSLADFTLTKDVDSDTWVTLLDQTISKVVSPVEQWKRMRTFLLEKEVPIKTVFQLEQEFIEAVLKGDKDKFAKNSTLRGLEGDIRDVISSFIASILFKMVFGA; via the coding sequence ATGATGATAATTAGGAAAATTATTAGAAATCATAATTTTAATATTCGTGTTTTAAACGATATTGAAGATATTAAAGCGGTTATGGATTACCCAGTTGTTATTTGTGATATCAAAGGAGTTGGTAAAAGTTTTGGCTCCATATATGAAGGTGGGCATATCATTGAAGAAATCAAGAGTCACTATCCTGAAAAAGTGGTGATTGCCTATACCGGTCAACAATTTGATGCAACTTATAATAAATTTTTCTCTTTAGCTGATTTTACGTTAACGAAAGATGTAGATTCGGATACATGGGTTACCTTGCTTGACCAAACCATAAGTAAAGTGGTTTCGCCTGTTGAGCAATGGAAGCGGATGAGAACCTTTTTGCTTGAAAAAGAAGTCCCAATTAAGACTGTATTTCAGTTAGAGCAAGAATTTATTGAAGCTGTATTAAAGGGTGATAAAGATAAATTTGCAAAAAATTCCACTTTAAGGGGCTTGGAAGGTGATATTAGAGATGTAATATCCAGCTTTATAGCTAGTATTTTGTTTAAAATGGTGTTTGGAGCATGA
- a CDS encoding contractile injection system protein, VgrG/Pvc8 family, with translation MGDFIIDGVSLSGPPNQMTIQAKGANLRDQLRSPKSRSWHQKKLVDIVTTVANDNGLKPKIAEVFTPIVIDHIDQTEESDINFLSRIALDHGAIVKPMMEHLVFVERGKTKTATGKQLSAITISKINKWNLKAPDRQYYKSVMAKYHSAEGGKTEHVKVGNGEPTYTIKIVYPTKEAAQASAKVKLSGLNYTEASLSITVVGNPKLIAEWPVIIQGVRAGVDCRWVVKQAKHSVSASRYITSVSLIN, from the coding sequence ATGGGTGATTTTATTATTGATGGGGTGTCACTCTCTGGCCCTCCTAACCAAATGACCATTCAGGCCAAAGGTGCCAACCTTCGTGATCAACTCCGTAGCCCTAAATCACGTTCCTGGCATCAAAAAAAGCTGGTAGATATTGTAACCACCGTGGCTAATGACAATGGGTTGAAGCCTAAAATTGCAGAAGTATTTACGCCTATTGTCATTGATCACATAGACCAGACAGAAGAATCTGATATTAATTTTTTAAGTCGCATTGCGTTAGATCATGGGGCGATTGTTAAGCCGATGATGGAACATTTAGTGTTTGTTGAGCGAGGGAAAACCAAAACAGCCACCGGTAAACAATTGTCAGCAATAACAATTTCTAAAATTAATAAATGGAATTTAAAAGCCCCTGACAGGCAATATTATAAAAGTGTGATGGCTAAATATCATAGTGCTGAAGGTGGCAAGACAGAGCATGTTAAGGTTGGTAATGGCGAACCGACCTATACTATTAAAATTGTATATCCAACCAAGGAAGCAGCCCAAGCCAGCGCCAAAGTCAAGCTAAGTGGCTTAAATTATACAGAAGCCAGTTTAAGTATAACTGTAGTGGGTAACCCTAAGTTAATAGCTGAGTGGCCTGTGATTATTCAAGGTGTAAGGGCTGGTGTTGATTGTAGGTGGGTGGTGAAGCAGGCCAAGCATTCGGTAAGTGCTTCGAGGTATATAACGAGTGTTAGTTTAATTAATTGA
- a CDS encoding DUF1203 domain-containing protein, with product MFSSLTDAELIESNAKWMEVDLKPGYPCRVSLEDADIGERILAINYCHHSVDTPYKASGPIFVRENALTANLSINEVPMMLRHRLLSLRAYNDQGMMVDAHITEGVNLDTTINEVFIEPCIEYIQIHNAKPGCFNCTVVRA from the coding sequence TTGTTTTCTTCTCTGACTGATGCTGAGCTCATTGAATCTAATGCCAAGTGGATGGAGGTTGATTTAAAGCCTGGTTATCCGTGTCGAGTATCTTTAGAAGACGCAGACATTGGGGAAAGAATTCTCGCTATTAATTATTGCCATCATTCGGTAGATACACCCTATAAGGCCTCAGGCCCAATATTTGTTAGAGAAAACGCCTTAACAGCTAACCTGTCAATAAATGAAGTTCCTATGATGCTTCGCCATAGACTATTATCTTTACGTGCATATAATGACCAAGGGATGATGGTAGATGCTCATATCACGGAAGGCGTAAATTTAGATACAACTATCAATGAAGTATTTATAGAGCCTTGTATCGAATATATACAAATCCATAATGCCAAACCTGGCTGTTTCAATTGCACGGTAGTTAGAGCATAA